A window of the Ficedula albicollis isolate OC2 unplaced genomic scaffold, FicAlb1.5 N00491, whole genome shotgun sequence genome harbors these coding sequences:
- the S100A1 gene encoding protein S100-A1: MGSQLEGAMETLINVFHHYSGKEGDKYKLSKKELKELLQSELGCFLETQKDAGAVEKIMQDLDENGDGEVDFQEFVVLVAALTVACNTFFWENA, encoded by the exons ATGGGATCGCAGCTGGAAGGGGCCATGGAGACCCTGATCAATGTCTTCCACCACTACTCGGGCAAGGAGGGCGACAAGTACAAGCTGAGCAAGAAGGAGctcaaggagctgctgcagagcgAGCTGGGATGTTTCCTGGAG ACCCAAAAGGACGCGGGGGCCGTGGAGAAGATCATGCAGGACCTGGATGAGAACGGCGACGGGGAGGTGGATTTCCAGGAATTCGTGGTCCTGGTGGCCGCCCTGACCGTGGCCTGCAACACTTTCTTCTGGGAGAACGCCTGA
- the CHTOP gene encoding chromatin target of PRMT1 protein isoform X2 produces MAAQSAPKVVLKSTTKMSLNERFTNMLKNKQPMPVNIRATMQQQQLASARNRRLAQQMENRPSVQAALKLKQKSLKQRLGKSNIQARLGRPAGALARGALGGRGLGLGQRGLPRGALRGRGGRALLRGGGGAAGQALLRGGRGLAPRMGLRRGGGAGALRGRGGPGRGGLGRGGAMGRGGIGARGAGALRGRGGPGRGGLGRGGAMGRGGSARPALTKEQLDNQLDAYMSKTKGHLDAELDAYMAQTDPEAAD; encoded by the exons ATGGCTGCACAGTCAGCACCGAAGGTCGTGCTAAAGAGCACCACCAAGATGTCTCTGAACGAGCG CTTCACTAACATGCTGAAGAACAAACAGCCGATGCCGGTGAATATCCGGGCcaccatgcagcagcagcagctggccagCGCCCGGAACAGACGGCTGGCCCAGCAGATGGAGAACAGGCCCTCTGTGCAGGCCGCTCTGAAGCTCAAACAG AAGAGCTTGAAGCAACGCCTCGGCAAGAGCAACATCCAGGCGCGGCTGGGCCGGCCCGCGGGGGCGCTGGCCCGAGGAGCGCTGGGGGGCCGGGGGCTGGGCCTGGGCCAGCGGGGACTGCCCCGGGGAGCGCTGCGGGGCCGCGGGGGCCGGGCCCTGCTGcgaggagggggggggg CCGCAGGGCAGGCGCTGCTGCGCGGCGGGCGCGGCCTGGCCCCGCGCATGGGGCTGCggcgaggaggaggagccgGAGCGCTGCGAGGCCGCGGGGGCCCGGGCAGGGGCGGGCTGGGCCGGGGCGGAGCCATGGGCCGGGGCGGCATCGGCGCCAGGG gagccgGAGCGCTGCGAGGCCGCGGGGGCCCGGGCAGGGGCGGGCTGGGCCGGGGCGGAGCCATGGGCCGGGGCG GCTCGGCCCGGCCCGCCCTcaccaaggagcagctggacaaCCAGCTGGACGCCTACATGTCCAAAACCAAGGGACACCTGGACGCCGAGCTGGACGCCTACATGGCACAGACCGACCCCGAGGCCGCCGACTGA
- the CHTOP gene encoding chromatin target of PRMT1 protein isoform X3, translating into MAAQSAPKVVLKSTTKMSLNERFTNMLKNKQPMPVNIRATMQQQQLASARNRRLAQQMENRPSVQAALKLKQSLKQRLGKSNIQARLGRPAGALARGALGGRGLGLGQRGLPRGALRGRGGRALLRGGGGAAGQALLRGGRGLAPRMGLRRGGGAGALRGRGGPGRGGLGRGGAMGRGGIGARGAGALRGRGGPGRGGLGRGGAMGRGGSARPALTKEQLDNQLDAYMSKTKGHLDAELDAYMAQTDPEAAD; encoded by the exons ATGGCTGCACAGTCAGCACCGAAGGTCGTGCTAAAGAGCACCACCAAGATGTCTCTGAACGAGCG CTTCACTAACATGCTGAAGAACAAACAGCCGATGCCGGTGAATATCCGGGCcaccatgcagcagcagcagctggccagCGCCCGGAACAGACGGCTGGCCCAGCAGATGGAGAACAGGCCCTCTGTGCAGGCCGCTCTGAAGCTCAAACAG AGCTTGAAGCAACGCCTCGGCAAGAGCAACATCCAGGCGCGGCTGGGCCGGCCCGCGGGGGCGCTGGCCCGAGGAGCGCTGGGGGGCCGGGGGCTGGGCCTGGGCCAGCGGGGACTGCCCCGGGGAGCGCTGCGGGGCCGCGGGGGCCGGGCCCTGCTGcgaggagggggggggg CCGCAGGGCAGGCGCTGCTGCGCGGCGGGCGCGGCCTGGCCCCGCGCATGGGGCTGCggcgaggaggaggagccgGAGCGCTGCGAGGCCGCGGGGGCCCGGGCAGGGGCGGGCTGGGCCGGGGCGGAGCCATGGGCCGGGGCGGCATCGGCGCCAGGG gagccgGAGCGCTGCGAGGCCGCGGGGGCCCGGGCAGGGGCGGGCTGGGCCGGGGCGGAGCCATGGGCCGGGGCG GCTCGGCCCGGCCCGCCCTcaccaaggagcagctggacaaCCAGCTGGACGCCTACATGTCCAAAACCAAGGGACACCTGGACGCCGAGCTGGACGCCTACATGGCACAGACCGACCCCGAGGCCGCCGACTGA
- the CHTOP gene encoding chromatin target of PRMT1 protein isoform X1, with the protein MAAQSAPKVVLKSTTKMSLNERFTNMLKNKQPMPVNIRATMQQQQLASARNRRLAQQMENRPSVQAALKLKQRNGLIRELPRASPPSPTADLKPHPPVLIWECRH; encoded by the exons ATGGCTGCACAGTCAGCACCGAAGGTCGTGCTAAAGAGCACCACCAAGATGTCTCTGAACGAGCG CTTCACTAACATGCTGAAGAACAAACAGCCGATGCCGGTGAATATCCGGGCcaccatgcagcagcagcagctggccagCGCCCGGAACAGACGGCTGGCCCAGCAGATGGAGAACAGGCCCTCTGTGCAGGCCGCTCTGAAGCTCAAACAG agaaatggGCTCATCCGGGAGCTGCCGAGAGCTtcacctcccagccccacagcagatTTAAAACCCCACCCTCCCGTGCTGATTTGGGAATGCAGGCACTAA